A DNA window from Bacillota bacterium contains the following coding sequences:
- a CDS encoding cellulase family glycosylhydrolase — protein MWAVWDEKRVHAEVREMARIGFHVCRAFVYWPDFMPTGERVEPTMLQRLRQFVDWCGEEGLGVFVTLVVGHMSGENWDVPWRQGRDLYTDPDMLAAQERLAGEAARVLQGSSGLAGWVLSNEMPLYGGHASPDSVANWSRRLVAAIRQWDGVNPIGTGDGAWNLNGGENGFDLKLLEPHVSYFGPHVYATEIDAARHSWVIPAHLWRTWSIEEVIYGQGRREKPVLLEEFGASSIQASEENHAAYVRETLHDVLLAGGSGAWVWCFSDFDLSRQHPYRHHAFELSFGVTAADGRWKAAAHEYRKFRGLLESLPRPDRLRLPEPEVAILVPSYFNTNYPFSTENRPVMQRVMLEAVALSSMAGIRVAFVEEGQDISRYRMVLLPIADFLELPPVQGPLGQSDGAIEALALVGMPGCHGEAVTEGPLSSTGAPFDGGHGDQVLAGDQVPANHVRPPRVPYRLRHACLKPRPGMLDGGQRQIHIERLRCPKRKNVDACSGHGQPVGVDVTRRGLRRVNVTRFDGNRAGWVVAAVLLDGNLAGVRVRRP, from the coding sequence CCGGGCCTTCGTGTACTGGCCGGACTTCATGCCGACGGGCGAGCGGGTGGAGCCCACCATGCTGCAGCGATTGCGCCAGTTTGTCGACTGGTGCGGCGAAGAGGGCCTGGGGGTTTTCGTGACACTCGTTGTCGGCCACATGTCGGGCGAGAACTGGGATGTCCCGTGGCGGCAAGGGCGGGACCTCTATACCGACCCGGACATGCTGGCCGCTCAGGAACGCCTGGCCGGTGAGGCCGCACGTGTACTCCAGGGATCGAGCGGGCTCGCCGGTTGGGTGCTGAGCAATGAGATGCCTCTTTACGGAGGACATGCCTCTCCTGATTCCGTGGCGAACTGGTCCCGCCGGCTGGTGGCTGCCATCCGTCAGTGGGACGGGGTCAACCCCATCGGCACCGGCGATGGGGCGTGGAACTTGAACGGCGGGGAGAACGGCTTCGATTTAAAGCTCCTGGAGCCCCACGTCTCGTACTTCGGCCCTCATGTCTACGCAACAGAGATCGACGCTGCCCGGCACTCGTGGGTCATCCCGGCACACCTCTGGCGAACCTGGAGCATCGAGGAGGTGATCTACGGGCAGGGCCGCCGGGAAAAGCCCGTGCTCCTGGAGGAGTTCGGCGCAAGCAGCATTCAGGCGTCGGAGGAGAACCACGCCGCTTACGTTCGTGAGACGTTGCACGACGTGCTGCTGGCGGGCGGCTCGGGTGCCTGGGTGTGGTGCTTCAGCGACTTCGACCTATCACGCCAGCATCCCTACCGGCACCATGCGTTCGAACTGTCGTTCGGGGTCACCGCGGCAGATGGGCGTTGGAAAGCCGCCGCGCATGAGTACCGAAAGTTCCGTGGCCTCCTGGAGTCGCTGCCCCGTCCCGATCGGCTGCGGCTGCCGGAGCCCGAGGTGGCCATCCTCGTCCCTTCCTACTTCAACACGAACTACCCCTTCAGCACCGAGAACCGGCCGGTAATGCAGAGGGTGATGCTGGAAGCCGTTGCACTGAGCAGTATGGCGGGAATCAGGGTCGCGTTCGTGGAGGAAGGGCAGGACATCTCTCGCTACCGCATGGTGTTGTTGCCTATCGCCGATTTCCTCGAACTTCCCCCGGTACAGGGTCCGCTCGGCCAGAGCGATGGGGCCATCGAAGCTCTCGCTCTGGTCGGGATGCCCGGCTGCCACGGCGAGGCTGTAACGGAAGGACCCCTTTCGTCCACCGGGGCCCCCTTCGACGGCGGTCACGGTGACCAGGTACTCGCCGGAGACCAGGTACCGGCGAATCACGTCCGGCCGCCCCGCGTCCCGTACCGACTTCGCCACGCCTGCCTCAAGCCGCGCCCCGGTATGCTCGACGGCGGCCAGCGCCAGATCCACATCGAACGGCTCCGGTGCCCGAAGCGAAAGAACGTAGATGCCTGCTCCGGCCACGGCCAGCCGGTAGGTGTCGACGTCACCCGACGAGGCCTCCGCAGAGTAAACGTGACCCGGTTCGATGGGAATCGCGCTGGATGGGTCGTCGCTGCTGTCCTGCTCGACGGCAACCTCGCGGGCGTCCGCGTGCGCCGTCCATAG